A genomic window from Quercus lobata isolate SW786 chromosome 10, ValleyOak3.0 Primary Assembly, whole genome shotgun sequence includes:
- the LOC115965710 gene encoding F-box/LRR-repeat protein At5g63520, giving the protein MSKTKTHRTTPWFDEINGDVLQNILERLPAAWFASATCVSKQWNRVCNRILSRPKLASALSLNPSLDIAVKEVFDKVLSEPIRPHFAIANIGSGFSLINAFRLITKRLGPSTPLIVSIASGLIGREALTNEFREVKPDSEGDGYVEDIDTGIVFTLGYVPGLKVDAIPLLRTAKEPQVAMTDKFLKDIKGYTASVSGCTSPVGIIMFGERLVDLKPHIDVLDYALPEETVIVGNERGKFLYRSGNETRNVSGRTKSDAIALIFARDKDKSSGIGDIQFHVALSNGVSAVGPIYKAASVRVNKADCTTGLTAKREGDMDILDGQRILDDIYDEMENHTDESPDLYIGVTKRRKYCIESEKSRLITSLALHGVIEGNEEYLYVNGVNIKTGDYFQFYHSDSNFALSSSSDAYVNLKSLKKEVFGGLIFACCGRGESFFGRCNVDSSPLLENFPGVPLAGIFCCGEIGRGPSSLIGESYKEKSAHCCMHVFSTVYLAMSYTSACLEC; this is encoded by the exons ATGAGCAAGACCAAAACGCACCGTACGACGCCGTGGTTCGATGAGATAAACGGCGACGTATTGCAGAACATTCTAGAGAGACTGCCAGCGGCGTGGTTCGCATCAGCGACGTGCGTTTCGAAGCAGTGGAACAGAGTCTGCAATCGCATCCTCTCTCGCCCTAAGCTCGcttctgctctctctctcaacccttctcttgat ATTGCTGTGAAGGAGGTTTTTGATAAGGTGTTATCGGAGCCGATTCGACCGCATTTCGCTATTGCAAACATTGGCAGTGGATTCTCCTTGATTAATGCTTTTCGCCTT ATAACAAAAAGATTGGGACCGAGTACTCCGCTTATTGTTTCTATTGCTAGTGGATTAATTGGAAGGGAAGCTCTTACCAATGAATTTAGAGAG GTCAAGCCTGATAGTGAAGGTGACGGTTACGTAGAAGATATAGATACTGGCATTGTTTTCACCCTTGGCTATGTACCCGGATTAAAAGTTGATGCTATCCCACTTCTACGAACAGCAAAG GAACCTCAAGTGGCAATGACTGACAAGTTTTTGAAGGATATCAAGGGTTACACAGCCTCTGTTTCAGGTTGTACATCCCCAGTTGGGATTATAATGTTTGGA GAAAGGCTTGTGGACTTGAAACCCCATATTGATGTGTTGG ATTATGCTCTGCCAGAGGAAACTGTCATTGTGGGTAATGAGAGAGGCAAGTTTCTATACAGAAGTGGGAATGAAACTAGAAATGTCAGTGGCAGGACAAAATCAGATGCTATAGCTCTAATATTCGCAAGGGATAAAGACAAGTCTAGTG GTATAGGGGATATTCAATTCCATGTTGCATTGTCAAATGGTGTATCAGCAGTAGGTCCCATATACAAGGCAGCTTCTGTTAGAGTGAACAAAGCTGATTGCACTACAGGGCTCACTGCTAAAAGGGAAGGAGACATGGATATTCTTGATGGTCAAAGAATTCTAGATGATATCTATGATGAG ATGGAAAATCATACTGATGAGTCCCCTGATCTGTACATTGGGGTTACAAAACGAAGAAAGTACTGTATTGAGTCAGAGAAATCGAGGTTGATAACATCCTTGGCGCTTCATGGAGTTATAGA AGGAAATGAAGAGTACCTTTATGTCAATGGTGTTAACATCAAAACTGGTGATTACTTCCAATTCTACCATTCAGATTCCAATTTCGCATTATCCTCATCTAGTGATGCCTATGTAAACCTCAAAAGCTTGAAGAAGGAAGTTTTTGGAGGGCTTATTTTCGCATGTTGTGGGCGCGGTGAGTCATTCTTTGGACGCTGCAACGTTGATAGCTCTCCACTCTTGGAGAACTTTCCTGGGGTCCCATTGGCTGGAATATTCTGCTGTGGGGAAATTGGACGTGGCCCTTCAAGTTTGATTGGAGAAAGCTACAAGGAGAAGTCTGCCCACTGCTGTATGCATGTCTTTAGCACTGTTTATCTAGCGATGTCATATACCTCTGCATGTCTAGAGTGTTAA